The segment ATCGGATTAAAATGCTCGTGAATGATACTGATGGAAAGCATATTGTTTCGCTCCATTAACTTGCGAGCCGACATACGAATCCCCCAGTTCGGTCGAGATTGACGTGTAGTCTTGAGGACCTCACCTGCAGGAAGCATGGTTTTAGCGTAATGAGCAGGTAGATCCCCTTGCCACTTTTTCTCTACATACGCTTTTAATACAGCTGTTACGCAATCGACGTATTTGTCGCATAAATAAGCGTCCATTGCTCCGAAAGATGATGCAATTGCTGATGCGTGTAAATCATTAATAATTAAAGCCTCTCCGCCAGCTAGTAATTGCTGCTCGGCAAGGTTAAGGATTGCTTCAACGCGTTCTATATCCTCTGTGAAGTGAAGAAATGGTGTAGTTGACATACAGAAGTATCCTTTGCGATATTGAGAAGAGCCGTCGATATTGCATATTCTAAAGACTATTTGGAGTAGTATTGAATGTGGATGATATCATTTTCCATCTTTGTCTAAATATTTCGCGATATCATTCACGAATAATGAGAGCAATTTACCTTTCTCAAGGTTCTCATTTTTGTGGCCAAGATCTGCTCGAATGGTTCGCAAAAGTTCTTCGTATGCGAACATCGAAGAGCTGTCTTCTTTGTTATTATCACCAGCTGATGCACCACGAAATCGAATCCAAGCGTTAAGTACTTCGTCTGATGCCCAGACGATTGACCGCTGGTGAAAGTCGGACATGAATGTAATTATCTCCGCTTCTGGTATTTTCTTACCTGTTTTTGGTGCCATTAACACTTTAAACATAAAACAAATCAAATCTTCGTAGACAGGTACTTTCTTTTCTCGTATCTCTTTTCGAATGTTTGCTTTGTTTTCTAAGTGACGAGCAACGACGACTGAAATAACTGACACTACAATAGTAGCCGCCGCTGTAAGTGTTGGCGCAAAGCTGGCGTCTGTATCTGAGAACGCAGCAATGGCTTCACTCCCCAACTTATATAAAGCATATGTTATTGCAATAATTGAAATCGTTCCACAAATCATCGCAATAATATTAGCAGTGCGTGCGGTCACTGTATGTGGCTCTCCAGAAAGGTAAAGGTTTACTCTCATGGTAATTCTTTACCTTGTGGAATGCAAAACACTGCGACCCAAATAAAAAACACCCCGATCAATTTCTTGATCGGGGTGTTTGGCTTTTCAATTGGTTTCACTACTCACGCATTAGCTACAGCCCATGCTGGCACCACAGTTGTGGCACAGGTAGCAGTTGCCGTTGCGGACGGTGATGGAGCCGCAGTTATCGCAGGCGGGAGCGTCCGATTGGAAGCGGGCAAATTGCTCGCTTCGGTTCGATTCCCCGGGTTCCAGCAGTAACGCGGTCGCTGACACGCCGTCGTGCAGTGATGGTGCAGCAGTTAGTGACGGTGCAACGCCATTCGTGGCGTGACCGGAAGCTGCCCCGTTGCTTAGTCCGTTTGTCGGCTTCGTGTCCAACGTGGTTCCGGACTGGGGCTTGCCCTCAGAGATCGATGATGATCCCTTGCTGTCACTGGAATCTTCCACTCGCTTCGGTGTGTTCGCTTCGCGGTAGCCAGGGATAAATTGAATCCCCATCCATCGGAAGATGTAGTCGACCACACTTTTGGCGTTCGGAATATCCGGGTTGCTTGTCCAACCGGCAGGTTCAAACCGCATGTGACTGAACTTATCGACGATGACCGCCAGCGGCACACCGTACTGTAGACACATGGAGGTTTCGGTTCCGATGACATCCATCAGACCACCGATAGTACTACCCTCTTTGGCCATCATGACGAACAGTTCGCCGGGAGTACCATCTTCGAACAGTCCCACAGTAATGTACCCTTCGTGACCACCCACAGAAAATTTGTGTGTGATCGACTGACGGGTCGCGGGAAGCCGACGACGTTCCATGCCCGGTTTGTACTCTTCGCCTTTCTTCTTGCCACCTTCTTTTTTCGTCGCCAGCGGCTGGCTCTGTTTTGAACCGTCACGATAGATCGCCAGAGCTTTCAGGCCAAGTTTCCAGCCTTCCAGATAAGCGTCTTTGACGTCTTCCACAGTTGAATTCGAAGGCATGTTGACCGTTTTCGAGATCGCACCCGACAGGAACGGCTGAGCTGCCGCCATCATGCCGATGTGAGCCCGCCACTGAATAGAACGGGTTCCGTTGGCCGGAGTGAACGCACAGTCGAAGACCGGCAGATGCTCTTCGAGCAAGCCGGGTGCACCTTCGATCGTGTCGTGCGTATCAATGTAAGCCAGGATTTTCTCGATCGAGTCGTCCGCGTAACCGAGTGTCGACAGAGCTTTAGGCACAGTACGGTTGACGATTTTCATCATTCCGCCGCCTGCCAGTTGCTTGTACTTCACCAGGGCGATGTCCGGCTCGATACCTGTGGTATCACAGTCCATCATGAAGGCAATCGTCCCAGTTGGAGCAAGCACAGTCGCCTGAGCGTTGCGGTAACCATATCGACGGCCCGCATCCAGACAATCAATCCAGACGTCGCGAGCGGCGTCTTTCAGGTATTGAGGACAGGATTCGTTAATGTCTTCCACTGCTTGACGGTGCATCTGCATCACTCGCAGCATTGGTTTTTCATTCTCACGGTAGCCGTCGAACGGTCCAATGTTATGGGCGATATGCGACGAAGTCAGGTAACCCTGGCCAGTCAGCATCGCTGTCAATGCACCACAGATACCATGACCTGCTTCGCTGTCGTAGGGAATTCCCATCGACATCAGCATGCTACCAAGGTTCGCGTAACCAAGTCCCAGAGGACGATAGGCATGGCTGTTCTCGGCGATGGCCGGGGTGGGGTAACTGGCATGGTCGACCAGAATTTCCTGAGCCGTAATGAAGATGGACGAAGCTTTACGGAACCGTTCGACGTCGAACGTGCCATCGGCTCGCATCATTTTCTTCAGGTTGATACTCGACAGGTTACAGGCGGTATCGTCCAGGAACATGTACTCGGAGCAGGGGTTCGACGCATTGATCGGACCACTGTTCGGGCAGGTGTGCCAGTTGTTGATCGTCGTCTCGTACTGGACGCCCGGGTCACCACAGAACCAGGTTCCTTCGGAAATTTGATCGATTACATAATTGGCGTCGTACTCGGGGCCAGCTACGGAAGAGTCGGTCACCCAGTGAGTCTGCCACTGTCCACCATCCAGAACGGACTGCATGAATTCGTCCGAAAGACGAACAGACAGGTTGGCGTTCTGGAACATAATGGAACTGTAAGCAGCTCCGTTGAAGTTCGAATCGTACTCGCCACTTTCAATCAAGGTGCGGGCTTTTTTCTCTTCAACTGTTTTCGCCTGAATGAAATCGAGGACGTCGGGGTGCCAGTCTTTGATCGACTGCATTTTTGCGGCACGCCGGGTCTTTCCACCCGATTTTACGACAGCGGCGATCTGGTCGTAGACACGCATGAAGGAGAGCGGGCCGGAAGGAGTTCCCCCGCCGGACAGTTTCTCCCGCGAGCTGCGGATTGTGGAGAGGTCCGTTCCCGTTCCGGAACCGAACTTGAAGAGCATCGCTTCGCTGGTCGCCAGCCGCATGATGTCTTCCATGTTGTCATCCACCGACTGAATGAAACAGGCAGAGGCCTGTGGGAATTCATACGGTGTTTCCGGACGACTGACGGTACTTGTCTCGACATCCCAGTAGTAGTTCCCGCGAGAACCTCGGACGCCATACTCATGGTAAAGGCCGACGTTGAACCAGACGGGAGAGTTGAATGCCCCGTGCTGATGCAGACAGAGCCAGGCGAGCTCGCGGTAGAAGTTTTCGCCATCTTCCTGTGTAGCGAAAATGCCATCCTGGGTCCCCCAGTCGGCAATGGTCCGGGCAACGCGATGGACAACCTGGCGGATACTGTATTCCCGCTCGGGTGTTCCCGGTTCACCGTAAAAATATTTACTGACGACAACATTCGTGGCTAACGCACTCCAGTCAGCCGGTACTTCGCAGTCAGTCTGTTCAAACAGCACATCGCCCGATTCATCCTTGATTTGAGCGGTCCGACGAGTCCAATCGACAGTGTCGAATGGGGCAACATCAGCGGGACAGAAATAAGGGGAAATCTGCATCGCCTGAGTCTCCTCAGTAACAGATTCCGCCCTGTTTCCTGCGGAGCGCGATCCTTCGTTAATGTGGACATCGACTCCCTTTGAATCGTGCATCGTGCACTCCTCCTTCGTAGAAAAAAAACAGGCAGAAAATCCTTAAACATCCTCAACTGCCAGTGTTGAGAACGGAGCCATGGTTCGCCAGTTCAATCCGGAATCTGGCCAATCTTATCACGTATGTACAGGTAAATCGTTGTGCGGCAAAGAGATAAGGGCGGCACAATCTATTGTAGCGGTGAGGTGTGTGTGTACTACATATTGTGAATCGACAAGAGCCCGATATTAAATCAGGAATTCTATTTGTCAAGATTCGAATCTGACGAAGATCCGCGCGAAAAGCAGGGCGGACCTCATTTCTCCCACAAAAACAGGCGTTTGAGCGTAGTAAATATTGTGAAGATTTTTTTTATTTCGCGTGAAGGTTTTTTGTGGGCCTGAAGCTCCAGAATTCGCCCTGAAAGAATAGGGTGTTCTGGTAACAAGGCCGGGTGTATAATAGCGATTCAGATGCAACCACCGTTGCCTCTATTTCGACAAACTAACGCAATTAAAAATCTTCTCAGGTTTGAACTCTTCTACCCTTGAACTTTTCCAACGGGAACGGGAACCTTGATGCGACACTGGCACCATTTGACGATCGCTCTGACCGCGCTATTCAGCTTCGGTCTGCAAAGCGCACTGCCGCTGCATGCGGCCTCGTCTCGCCTTTGTCTTCAAAAATTGGCTGGTACCGTAGCGACTGTATTCGCAGAATCCGAAACGGTTCTGCCCGCCTGTTGCCTCTCTCGAATGGAAGCATCAGAGCCGAGCAAGCTAAGTCCCGTCTCCTGCTGCCGGACTCATCATCAGGAAAGTCGCGAGTCCTGCGACGATTGCGGTTGCTGCATTACCAATCCGCATCTCCCACAATCTGCCTCTACGATCATCGTCACGGCTCCTACGCTGCAACTCAACATGTTGAGTCCTGTGGGCCGGGAAGTGGCTGATACCAGCTTTGAGACGATGCATAGCGACGACATCCGTCCTCGTGACCCACCGACACAATCGCTGCTATGTGTCTGGCTCGATTAACGTCCTCGAATTGAATTCGCTTGCTGCCGGTGGAGACATGTCTGTCCCCATCGCATTTCAAAACGTTTTTAAATTTGAGGATAATCCTATGTCTAAATATTTCATTACCGCTGCGCTTGTTGCTCTGCTGGCCGTCTTCGCCTGGAGCTTTGGTCCTTCTTCGGCTCAGGCTGCCAGTTCCACCTCCGGTTGCTGTTGCGACAGTTGCGTCTGCGAAACTTGCGACGGCAATTGTCCTGAAGACTGCACCTGCTGTTGTGTGACAGGAGTCTGCGAAGCGGGCTGCTGCGATGACGGAGCATGTGCTGACGGTTGTTGTGTCGATGGCAAATGCACCACTGGTAACTGCACTGCAGCAGGCTGTTGCACGATGTAACAATCACGCGAACCTGATTCGATTGGAATCTAATTCGCGATGAAATCGATATGAATCGCTCCCCATCGGTGGTCTGTCACTGATGGGGAGTTTTTTATTGCTCTGTACGCAGTGAAAATTCAGAGAAGGTTACAGTGATTGTGATCGTGTTCTTGTCGGTGTCATTCTCGACTTCGAACTTCAGATACGCCCCCTCCGGATGAACTACTGATTTCGATTTAAAAAACCAGGAAGAGGTATAAGAGGACACTGTTCCCACTTTCTTGAACCAGCTATCCAGTTGCGTGGCGGAAAAATGTGGTGAAATCTGCTCTGCAGTGACAAAGTCCGGTAATATGTCGCTAAAATAAAATCCTTTTCCCGCGTAAACATTCTGGACAGGCGATTTCTCTAACGGGTCTTCTGTTGTGGATTCATTCGAGAGTTCCTCGACGAGAGTACGGTCGTAAACGATTTGAAAGGGATCAATACCCAAGAGAAGATATTGTGAACTCTGGTTCTGGAGATGAGATAAGTTATAAGTCTCAGAAAATGAGGATTTAAACGGTCTACGACTCTCTTCGATAAGTGAATCGGCCATTAGATTTCGGTGGATGTTTCCGCCATAGGTGTCCGGTTTAAATTCTTCGGTGCGAACGACAATTTTCCCGCTCTTTTCCAAAAAAGAATTCACATCGTACCGAAGTGTGACCAGTACATCATTCATTGCCCTCTCAAATTTCGCACTGTCCGCGATGATCAATTCCATCTGCGTTTTCTCGGAGAGTCGTTCATTCCAGACAGACGCAAAACGCCCCACTGTAAAACAAAAGACGCACAACAAGAGGATGGCGATTATCTTGAGCGAACGTGGAAAGCCACTGGTGGTTTCGGAATTCATGAATTGATCCTGAGTCTCTGTTTAAGTTCTCTTTTGCAGCTGATAAGGGGTTTCTTCACCCGAATTTTACATTTGTGTTCATGGTCATCTTCATGTCGATCAATGTGTTCGCAATCTGCGCTACCAGAATCGCGAATATGCCTACAGCAATACTGTTGTCGAAAAGGACGACAATACCTCCAAGCATGACGCTGTAGTTAAATATCCTGGCTACCGGCGTAGCGATCACTTCAATGAGCATCGGGCTTGCTTCAGTATCGTCACCATTGGGAAGAGGCGTTTCGGAAGTCATTGAATAACCTTTCATTTAACGACAGAACGAGCGTTTGAAAAATTCTCATTTTCAGTAAGTTTTGGGAACATTCCCACTGCACCTGAGTCCGTTATAATAAAAACAGCTCCATCAACGCTAACGAAATAACAACATATCAACAGTTTGAAGTCTCTCCATGTCCGCCCCTGCTGAACCTCTTGCTTTTCAGGATCCGTCCGCGCTGGCATCGCTCGGTCGGTTGGAAGTGATCGCGCGGCAATTGGTGGAAGGGTTCATGGTTGGGCAGCATCGTTCTCCTTATAAAGGAGCCTCGGTCGAGTTCGTTGAGCATCGACAATATTACCCCGGTGACGAAATCCGCCATATCGACTGGCGGGCCTACGGTAAAACGGGAAAGTATTACGTCAAGGAGTTTGAAGAAGAGACCAATCTGCGCACCTACCTTTTGCTCGATTGTTCCGGCAGCATGGGGTATTCACAGAATTCGTTAAGCAAGTTCAGCTATGCCCGTTGCCTGGTGGCCGGATTGGTATATCTGCTTCAAAAGCAACGCGACGCCGCCGGGTTGATTGGCTTTGATGACAAAATCCGCTTGAGAAGAGAACCCTCGGCCACGGCGAAAGTCTTCGAGCAATTGATGCACGACTTGGAATCGCTGGAACCGGGCGGGGAAACGTCGCTGGCGCAGGTGCTGACAGGGTTGTTGCCGACGTTCAAACGCCGATCCCGGATTGTGCTGCTCTCCGATTGCTTTGACTCATTACCCGATTTGTGCAAGTTGATGCAGCAGTTACGACATCAACGGCACGAGGTGATGTTATTACAGATCATTGCACCGGAAGAGGAAGATTTCCCGTTTTCCAAACCAACTCGCTTCCAAAGTCTGGAGCAGACCACAGATCGCAAACTGGTCGATCCACTCCAACTCCGGCAACACTATTTGAAACAATTTGAATCATTCATCGCCGAACTTTCTCAGTTCTGCCAGAATAACGATATTACCTACACTCGCTTTACCACAAAAGACCCTTTCGCGGGAGCATTACAGGCGTTTCTCTCCGAGTACAATCGGCGATGAGGATGCTTACCAAGAGAGTAGAAACGTAGAATCCGAAATCTGGATGATACGCTCTAGTTTTGTGTAGGCGTTACTCGTTTACGAGGATCAATTCGTGAGGTTTTCCACTGCGGAAACTCGTCTCTAACGGGAAAAATGAGTGAATCCCATCCGATATGCATTTCGGTTTGAATAATGCGTTGAATTCGCGATAGGGCTACGTATACAGGAAGGTACGATGCCCGATTTTATGGTACACCCTCTAAAAGAGGATGAATGTACGATTTAGGACTTATTAACTCTCTAGTTTTGCCAATTTGACCCGTTTTACATTTCTAGAAATGAAAACTGGCATTAATACGAAATCAGAAATTTGAATTCCTGATTGTTCACCTGTATGATAAAGATCTGGTAAAATCATAACGGTCCGGTCGGGTTTTTAAACCAGTATCAAATCACGTTTCGTTTCGCGGAGAATTCTGCACAAACACCCATCCCAATCTATTTCTGCAGCGATAAGCGACTATTCTAGTCCTTAAGGTCGCCAGAAAACTCAAGTTTCAGAGTCACGTCCAACAGCACAACATCGTCTTGATGCGAAACGTTCGAACCTCTTTCGCAATCACTGTTTTCGATGAACCTGATGTTGCTACTCAGCACTTCCAGCAAAATGGAGCGTTCTCAAATGCCCTTTGTCAGTAAAACACCTCACACCTCCGGCAGACATCCACGTGGATTCACGCTGGTCGAGTTGCTCGTCGTCATCGCGATTATTTCCGTACTGGCCGCGTTATTGCTGCCCGCCGTTCAACGGGCACGAGAATCCGCCCGCCGAACTCAATGCCTTAATAATATGAAGCAGATTCTGCTGGCTTCTCACAACTACCACGATTTACATCGTAGTTTCCCTCCAGCTTGGGTCGAGCCGGAAACTCCTATTGATTATGAAGATGACGATGACACATTCGACAGTGGGTCAGATATATTTTCTGGAAGCCCTCCCGTCGATGTGTTTCTCAGTTTCTCACGGACACCTGTAGATCGCTGGACTTACGATGCTAACCGGGTACGGATCACCAAAGATAAAGTCGATATCTCTAACTGGCGTATGTCCCGATACTGGGGCTGGCATGCATTGATCGTTCCTGAGATGGGCGAGTTAACATTGGATATCGATTTCAACGATGCTCATTACAGTCCCTCTAACCTGGACTCGATGCAGTACGAAATCGGCAGTTTTGTTTGCCCGTCCTCTTCTTACGAAACTGCGTTGGACACACAACGTGCCCGCCGAGTTGAAGGAAGTGGTGCCGAGTCTCGAACCGAGTTTGGTCTGACTACCTACCGAGGTGTTCGAGGATACTGGGAGAATACAACGTCAGGTGGTGATGACGACGACGACGTCGATAACTCAGGATACCGTCTGCACAAAGGTGTTTTCGAAATTGGTCGATCCAATCGATTCCGTGATATCGCCGATGGAGAGAGTAACACGTTGATGTTCGGTGAATCATTGTTAGGGTTCTGGGGCGACGGATTCAGCTGCTGTGCCAGTATTCACGATGCTCGTCCCGACTTTTTCTCTTACTTCGAATACGAACCCGGACCAGATGATTCGGACGACTCCACCGAGAACGACTTTTATCGCTCTCAGTTCTTCGGTTTTGGTAGTGCCCATGGCGATGTTTCCATGTTTGGAGTTGCCGATGGTAGTGCAACACCGATCTCACATACTATCGACGGTCAAGTACTACGGGCGCTTGTAACTCGTGATAACAGCGAGAAAATGAATCTTGAAGATGCCTTCTAGAGCGCATTCCAGATAACCGTAGCGAGTTCTGGCGGCGTAGCCTACTGTTTTTAAGGGCTTTTCGAGACCGATAGCCGCCACACTTATCCTGGACAGGATCTAGGGTCGATCGCAATTGATCAAAACGGCCTCTGTCTGGCGGGGACACCGTTAGACGAATCCAGGATTATTTCAAGCACGTTCATAGGGGAAAGCGACCACCTCCGGGAGGGTCGCTTTTTTCATGAGCCACATTAAAAGTCGCTCAACGCCCAGCGCGACTCCTGCACTGGCGGGATAACCTGCCTCGGTTGCCTCAAGGAATAACTCGGGCAGGGGGAGCTCGCACATGCCCTCGGCCCGTCGGATTTCGTTTTGCCGCTCAAAGCGAGTCCGAAGTTCCTCTGCGTTTGTCTCTTCGTGGTAACCGTTACAGAGTTCGATCCCCTTGATATACAATTCGAACCGCTCCGCTACCGGGGGATCATCCCTGCGGACGCGTGCGAGGGCGGCCTGGCTTTCCGGATAGTCGATCAGGAACACCGGGTGCTCGATGCCCAACTGGGGTTCGACCTTCTCTGCTAACAGCAAATTCAGCCAGCCGTCCCGGTCCTGTTCGTCCAGTCCAGGAGGAATCGAAACCTGCTGGTCGATCGCCAGCTGTTTCAGTTCGGATGCCGTCAGCCTGACGACAGAAGTTCCCATGTACCGTTCAAAAGCGGCGGCGTAGGTCAGCCTTTCGAATAGTTGAGGATCAAGTGGTGACTTCGTAGGGCATTTCTCAGCGACCGTTCGAATCAAACTCTCCACCAGTTTCATCTGGTCGTGGTGATCCTCGTTACAAGAATACCATTCCAGCAAAGTAAATTCGGTATTGTGACGGTCGCCCTGTTCCTGTTGTCGAAAGACAGAGGAGAACTGATAGATACGATCGGCTCCCGCCGAGAGTAAACGCTTCATATGCGCTTCAGGAGACGTCTGTAAGTACCGGTCTCCCGCGATCGATGAGTCTGTCAGCCGAAGGGGATTGATATGAGCATCGATAATCGCTTCCCGACTCAGTACAGGGGTCTGTACTTCCCAATACCCCGTCTCTTCAAAGAATAAGCGGAGTGTCCGCACCAGTCCCGCCCGAATTTTTAAATCAGAAATCGTGGCGGTCGATCTCCAGGAGGGGGCAGGGGAGTTCATAAATCTGGGGCCAGCTTGTAAGTGAAGCGGATGAATTGCGGAAAACCGTCAGTCGCTAACTGACATTGTACCAGCATGTTACCAACCCTGTCCGGTTTTCGGCCCTGAGAATTCGGGCGTGAATA is part of the Polystyrenella longa genome and harbors:
- a CDS encoding vitamin B12-dependent ribonucleotide reductase, which gives rise to MQISPYFCPADVAPFDTVDWTRRTAQIKDESGDVLFEQTDCEVPADWSALATNVVVSKYFYGEPGTPEREYSIRQVVHRVARTIADWGTQDGIFATQEDGENFYRELAWLCLHQHGAFNSPVWFNVGLYHEYGVRGSRGNYYWDVETSTVSRPETPYEFPQASACFIQSVDDNMEDIMRLATSEAMLFKFGSGTGTDLSTIRSSREKLSGGGTPSGPLSFMRVYDQIAAVVKSGGKTRRAAKMQSIKDWHPDVLDFIQAKTVEEKKARTLIESGEYDSNFNGAAYSSIMFQNANLSVRLSDEFMQSVLDGGQWQTHWVTDSSVAGPEYDANYVIDQISEGTWFCGDPGVQYETTINNWHTCPNSGPINASNPCSEYMFLDDTACNLSSINLKKMMRADGTFDVERFRKASSIFITAQEILVDHASYPTPAIAENSHAYRPLGLGYANLGSMLMSMGIPYDSEAGHGICGALTAMLTGQGYLTSSHIAHNIGPFDGYRENEKPMLRVMQMHRQAVEDINESCPQYLKDAARDVWIDCLDAGRRYGYRNAQATVLAPTGTIAFMMDCDTTGIEPDIALVKYKQLAGGGMMKIVNRTVPKALSTLGYADDSIEKILAYIDTHDTIEGAPGLLEEHLPVFDCAFTPANGTRSIQWRAHIGMMAAAQPFLSGAISKTVNMPSNSTVEDVKDAYLEGWKLGLKALAIYRDGSKQSQPLATKKEGGKKKGEEYKPGMERRRLPATRQSITHKFSVGGHEGYITVGLFEDGTPGELFVMMAKEGSTIGGLMDVIGTETSMCLQYGVPLAVIVDKFSHMRFEPAGWTSNPDIPNAKSVVDYIFRWMGIQFIPGYREANTPKRVEDSSDSKGSSSISEGKPQSGTTLDTKPTNGLSNGAASGHATNGVAPSLTAAPSLHDGVSATALLLEPGESNRSEQFARFQSDAPACDNCGSITVRNGNCYLCHNCGASMGCS
- a CDS encoding DUF1559 family PulG-like putative transporter, producing MPFVSKTPHTSGRHPRGFTLVELLVVIAIISVLAALLLPAVQRARESARRTQCLNNMKQILLASHNYHDLHRSFPPAWVEPETPIDYEDDDDTFDSGSDIFSGSPPVDVFLSFSRTPVDRWTYDANRVRITKDKVDISNWRMSRYWGWHALIVPEMGELTLDIDFNDAHYSPSNLDSMQYEIGSFVCPSSSYETALDTQRARRVEGSGAESRTEFGLTTYRGVRGYWENTTSGGDDDDDVDNSGYRLHKGVFEIGRSNRFRDIADGESNTLMFGESLLGFWGDGFSCCASIHDARPDFFSYFEYEPGPDDSDDSTENDFYRSQFFGFGSAHGDVSMFGVADGSATPISHTIDGQVLRALVTRDNSEKMNLEDAF
- the epmA gene encoding EF-P lysine aminoacylase EpmA, whose protein sequence is MNSPAPSWRSTATISDLKIRAGLVRTLRLFFEETGYWEVQTPVLSREAIIDAHINPLRLTDSSIAGDRYLQTSPEAHMKRLLSAGADRIYQFSSVFRQQEQGDRHNTEFTLLEWYSCNEDHHDQMKLVESLIRTVAEKCPTKSPLDPQLFERLTYAAAFERYMGTSVVRLTASELKQLAIDQQVSIPPGLDEQDRDGWLNLLLAEKVEPQLGIEHPVFLIDYPESQAALARVRRDDPPVAERFELYIKGIELCNGYHEETNAEELRTRFERQNEIRRAEGMCELPLPELFLEATEAGYPASAGVALGVERLLMWLMKKATLPEVVAFPYERA
- a CDS encoding DUF58 domain-containing protein, with protein sequence MSAPAEPLAFQDPSALASLGRLEVIARQLVEGFMVGQHRSPYKGASVEFVEHRQYYPGDEIRHIDWRAYGKTGKYYVKEFEEETNLRTYLLLDCSGSMGYSQNSLSKFSYARCLVAGLVYLLQKQRDAAGLIGFDDKIRLRREPSATAKVFEQLMHDLESLEPGGETSLAQVLTGLLPTFKRRSRIVLLSDCFDSLPDLCKLMQQLRHQRHEVMLLQIIAPEEEDFPFSKPTRFQSLEQTTDRKLVDPLQLRQHYLKQFESFIAELSQFCQNNDITYTRFTTKDPFAGALQAFLSEYNRR